Part of the Candidatus Krumholzibacteriia bacterium genome is shown below.
CTGGTGGTCGATGACCAGGAATCCATCCTGTTCTTCCTTCGGAAGACGCTCGAGCAGGAGGGCTACGAGGTCATCGGCGCGGCGAGCAGCCGCGAGGCCCACGAGCAGCTCGCCGAATCGATCCCCGACGTCGTCCTTCTCGACCTGAAACTGCCGGACGGTTCGGGGCTGACGATCCTCGAGGAGTTGCAACGCGACGAGCCCGACCTGGCCGTGGTCATGATGACCGCCTTCGGCGACGTCGACACCTCGGTCCGCGCGATGAAGCTCGGCGCCTTCGACTACGTGAACAAGCCGATCCGGCTCGAGGAACTGCTCGGGATCCTCGACCGGGCCATGGCGCGCACGCGTCCGAAACCGCGCACGGCCGGTGGCGACCAGAACGAGCAACTCTTCCGTCGGTCCGTCGGCATCGTGCCGAGCGGGTCGCAGAAGATGCGGGAGGTCTACGACCTCGTTCGCCGGATCAGCGTGAGCGAGAGTTCCACCGTGCTGATCCAGGGCGAGAGTGGCGTGGGCAAGGACGTGGTCGCCAACCTGGTCCACCAGAACTCGGGGCGGCGCGACCACGCGCTGCTCGAGATCAATTGCGCCTCGTTGCCCGAGAACCTGCTCGAGAGCGAGCTGTTCGGGCACGAGAAGGGAGCGTTCACCGACGCCATCAGCGAGAAGGTCGGGCTGCTCGAACTGGCGAACAAGGGCACGTTGTTCCTCGACGAGATCGGGGAGATGAGTCTTCCCGTCCAGGTGAAGCTGCTGCGTGTCCTCGAGAAGATGAGCTTCCGTCGGGTGGGGGGGATCAAGGACATCACCGTCGACGTACGCATCCTGGCCGCGACCAATCGCGACCTGAAGAACGCGGTGGCCGAGGGGACCTTCC
Proteins encoded:
- a CDS encoding sigma-54 dependent transcriptional regulator, whose translation is MSRRILVVDDQESILFFLRKTLEQEGYEVIGAASSREAHEQLAESIPDVVLLDLKLPDGSGLTILEELQRDEPDLAVVMMTAFGDVDTSVRAMKLGAFDYVNKPIRLEELLGILDRAMARTRPKPRTAGGDQNEQLFRRSVGIVPSGSQKMREVYDLVRRISVSESSTVLIQGESGVGKDVVANLVHQNSGRRDHALLEINCASLPENLLESELFGHEKGAFTDAISEKVGLLELANKGTLFLDEIGEMSLPVQVKLLRVLEKMSFRRVGGIKDITVDVRILAATNRDLKNAVAEGTFREDLYYRLNVLPIHIPPLRDRPEDVAVLAEHFLRLYSERFGKHFERLGDDARRLLTDYGWPGNIRELKNMMERVALLEDGRELEIGQIPLGRSDEEETRDVIRSIEQAITATIPADGLDFEGLVEGLERSLIEKAFRAADGNQSRTAKLLRLNRDKLRYRMKSFELL